One Candidatus Nitrososphaera evergladensis SR1 genomic window, CTAATCCTACCAATGTCAGAGATAACATCGCCAAAATCAGAGTTTTTAGTTGATGCTTATGCAACTTTCCTTCCTTGACGGTCCTTCTACATAATATTAATCTACGTTGGAACCTGAATATAGTTATATGTGAAAACAGAATCAAAGGCAAAGACAATTCTACTGCCGTTTGACGGTTCTAGCGCTTCCAATCGGGCGATCGAGACTGTGACGGATATGGTTCTCGCTAGCAGTGAAAGAGAATACCGAATCATTATTTTACACGTAATTCCGCAAGTTGACACTACTCCTCTCCTTGAGGAGTTTATGAAGCGAGAAGCCGAC contains:
- a CDS encoding universal stress protein; its protein translation is MKTESKAKTILLPFDGSSASNRAIETVTDMVLASSEREYRIIILHVIPQVDTTPLLEEFMKREADTTGNNSGSPKADDYLQTMYKQESDAAKKELERKKGDLAWNLKSSKGYNRDFDLNWQCS